Genomic segment of Corticium candelabrum chromosome 16, ooCorCand1.1, whole genome shotgun sequence:
gttgtgatttTGTGGAAGTTATAGGTCAATTACAACATTTTGGATGCAACTGTTGAATGTTTATGTTATTGCAGCCTAGGGAGAGTGTAAATTGTGTTGACTTACCAGATGGAGAGATAAACAAAGAACCTGAATTTGCTCTTGTCATCAATGGATTCAGTCTGGTCAGTTCCTGATGTGTATAAGGGTGCTGTTTGGTTTGGTGTTTAACTATCAAGGCgtctgctgtgtgtgtgtgtgtgtgtgtgtgtgtgtgtgtgtgtgtgtgtgtgtgtgtgtgtgtgtgtgtgtgtgtgtgtgtctatttatctatttgttaattttttcTTGGTTGCAGTTTTATTATGTGCTACTAATGTGTTATGTATGCTAGTCTCCTGCTCTTCATGAACGTGTGGAAGATCTTTTTGTGAAGACAGCATGTATGTGTAAAGCTGTCATCTGCTGTCGAGTTACTCCACTCCAGAAAGCATTAGTGGTAGAGTTAGTAAAAAAGCATAAAGAAGCTATTACTCTTGCCATCGGAGATGGAGCCAATGATGTGAGCATGATCAAAGGTGAAATCATCTTAGTTATTCAATGGTGTCTGGTTATTGGTTAacataatttttattatgtCAGCTGCTCATATTGGTGTTGGAATCAGTGGGAAAGAAGGCAGGCAAGCAGTGCTTGCAAGTGATTATTCCTTAGCTCAATTTAGGTATTAGAATGTAGATCTTTATTAAAGTAGCCCATGAGTTGATACTGACAAGAATACTCTTCGTTTGTGAAGGTTTCTTGAGCGACTATTGTTGGTTCATGGCAGATGGTCTTACATGAGGATGTGCAAATTCTTGCGATATTTCTTTTACAAGAACTTCGCTTTTAGTTTTGCTCAATTCTTTTATGCTTGGTTTTGTGGATTCACAGCTCAGGTGAGTGAAATTGTAGCcaggggtgtgtgtgtgtgtgcacgtgcgtgcatgcatgcatgtatgcaaaATTGTCTTTTTGTAGACTGTGTATGATGCTTGGTTTATCACATTCTACAACGTGATCTTTACTTCTCTGCCTGTATTGGTACTTGGAATTCTTGACCAGGACGTTGACGAGGCAACCTGTCTTCGTTATCCCAAATTGTATGTTCCAGGACAGCAGAACAGACTGTTTAATGTCAAAGTCTTCCTACTGAGTTTGTTCAATGCAATTGTGGTTTCAACATTTCTTTATTTCTTTGCATACGAAGcattctatctgtctgtggaTGGAGACGGCAAGGATGCAGCAACATTAGATGTCTTTCAAACAACTCTTGCAGGATGTCTTGTTCTTGCTGTGAATTTGCAGGTCAGATGGTTGTTATGTGTGTAACAATCATGCTAGCATGGATGTGTTGTTGGTGCCGTATTACTTTTAATTTGTTAAACAATTGTATTGAATTGTATTGTTTTGCACAGGTAACAACATAATATCACATAATGAACAACTAGACAATTATGACAAAAATGACACGATTTGTACTTTGAAAGATTCAACAGAGAGATTACGTAGTGATATATAGAGAGTTCCAATGGTTATAGTTGTAGTGATAATTATACAGACATCGATAGTAGATATTGACAATAACAGGTAAATAATTATGATCATAATATCTGGGCAGTAACTGTATGTTAACGTACTTTAGGGAATCTTGTGCAATGAAACATATACAGTAGAGTAACATCGAGACCTGTGTAGATCTTATTTTTTTGTGTTTCTGGTTTGATGTGTGACAGACCgatttgtttttgtgtagtgTGGCTTGGACACATACTACTGGACTGCAGTTAACCACGTTTTTATATGGGGCAGCATCTTGGTCTGGTATCTTTTCATTTTCGTGCTCTATGGAGAAAGAGGCTTGAATTTCTACTTACCTGCTGCTTTCCCGGCTGGAGCTGTTGCTCCTTTTACTCTCAACCTTCCAATCTTTTGGCTGTCTGTATTACTTATTGCAGCCGTTTCATTAGTTCCTCTGATGACTGTTCGTTATCTGTCAAATGTGTGGAGTCCAACTCTTATTGATGTAGTGAGAAAACAGCGGGGCTCAGAGTGCTGTGAATGTCATGGAATTGCAATCAGGCAAAGTAAGAAACGCTTGGAAGAAGATGAAGAGAGACCTGGCAGAGCCACACCCTCACAGTTAGGAAGAGACGACACTAAATTATCAGTAACCGGGTTTGCCTTCTCACAAGAACCAGGATTTGGAGACCTAATTCAATCAGGTAGGCTGTCGTATGTTGAAACAAGGCACCCAAAGAGTTCACTGTCTAGTGATAGGCTGCCTGTGGAACGAATTGTCATGCCGCCAGACAAATCTCCAACACATGATGGTGATAGCATCCATCCTGAGTCGACATGACATCTTAAGTTATATATCTTTGACTTTTAACCCTTCAATATCCCCTAAGCATGGGACTGTATGCGTGCATTGAAAGTCACACTGTGATTAATTATTATAGTTTGTTTGCAAAACATACAAATCATCATTTAAAAGTTTAGTATAATGTTCCTTTAGTGCTAGGAACATTGTCAGTTCCATCTCTTTTCACAGCAGCTCGAAGAGCAATGGCGAGTGCTTTGAATGCTGATTCTGCTTTGTGGTGATCATTCTTTCCTTTTAACACGTCAACATGAAGTGTAATACAAGCAGCTGTAGCAAACGATGACAGAAAGTGTGGTATCATTTCACATGACAGTGTCCCTAGTTTTTCTCTTTTGAGATCTAATTTGAGGTCAGAAAATGGTCTCCCGGATATGTCAATGACAGCACGTGACAGAGCTTCATCCAATGGTGCAAGTGAATGACCAAACCTTGCAATTCCTTTGGGTTCACCAAGTGCTGCTTTGAATGCTTGACCTAATACAATGCCACAATCTTCTACCGAATGGTGATCGTCGACGTGTAGATCTCCTTCGCATTTTAGCTTCACGTCAAAACGTGAATGTTTGGATAGAGCACACAGCATGTGGTCGAGGAAACCAATTCCACTAGAAATATCGTTGTCTccttgtccatccaaacacACGGTAACGGAGAtatcagtctcctttgttTTCCTGCTCACAGTCGCTTCGCGTTTGCTGTTCATCTCGTCTCGCTTGAaacatattgatattaatgttgcCAGTTGAAAATAATGTCGATATTGCGAACCTAGCAACGCATGTCCCGGATTACACCATGGCGACGGCGACCAAGCGTCGAAATCGTGAAAGTCACGGTCCAACGCCGCACTCAGTGGCTATTGTGAGAAATTTGTAGCCATTGTAATAACTGTAGTAAAGTTAAACTTTTATTCAGTTTGCTAGACCTAGTCTATCAAAGCCAGCAGAACATTTGATTCTCGAGCGAAGAAAACGAGAAGAAGTGAGAGATCTAGCAGTGTCACAAGTTGAATACAACAAGCAGTTTGATCTGAAGGTATCGTTTAACGTTTTCATACATCCCTAAGCGTTAATGGTTTGAGGAAACTGACGGCGCCGGCCGCTTTGTGTTTTGTTACGTACAGTCGACATGGGAACGCGCTACCGACAAGAAAATTCAAAGGAATACAGTAAATAGGCGTGTTGATGAAATAATGGCAGAGAGAGAAGCTCATTTGGATGCCAGACGGGAGAAGTGAGTGGACGTGTTTGTAGTTAAtaatatgtgacgtcataatttgtgacgtcataatttTAGGCTCCGGATTATTTTGTCTACTGAAGAATACAATTATATAGAAGAAATGAAGAACAAGGAAGAGACGGGGCTAGAACGTCAAGCAAGAATGAGAGAAAGGGCAAAACAGTTGAAGGAGCAAAGGGAATCTGAACGgtatgttggtgtgtgtgtgtgtgtgtgtgtgtgtgtgtgtgtgtgtgtgtgtgtgtgtgtgtgtgtgtatgtctatgtgtgtgtgtgtgtgtgtgtgtgtgtgtgtgtgtgtgtgtgtgtgtgtgtctgtgtgtgtgcatgtttgtctgtctgtctgtatgtctgtctgtctgtctgtctgtatgtctgtctgtctgtctgttcttcatttgttttcaacatcaatactaccATACAATGAATATCAGTAAAAGGCACCACAGCTATAGTGAGTTCTTGACCCATGGGTAGTGTACATTACACAAGTCAAATTAACGGAAGCAAAGTTGTAGTGAATAAaaattgtctgtcagtgtgttgtgtgtcagtgtgttgatgtgttgttATATTTGCATTCATGTAGGTATATACACTGATTGACAATGTGCAGTAAAAACTAGTTAATCAACTGATTTTGTCTACACAATGTGGTTGTCAGTCAAGCTAATGATttatgtgcacatgcatacgTATATGGACAACAGAGTTTTGGTGATGTTTCATGCAGCATGTGacatattaatttgttttagaCTGAAAACTGTTGAGGAGAAACTGGACCAGCGCTGGAGAGCACAATGTGAAGAGTTGAGATCAGTGGTGTCAAAGCAGactgttgtgtctgtttccaGGGAGAGACAACAGCAATTAAAGCTGAAGGAAGAGGCAAGAAATAGACAACATGAAGGTACAGAAGCTGTGAACTCATTAAGATCAGAAAACGATGGAGTCTAAATATTTCATTAGTCTGTGCcaatctttctgtctgttttctgggcatcttgtatgtctgttggtcATTGTCGTGACATATTATTTTGTTGCTGCTTACACACATCTCAGGTCTCTCAGTTGCAAACATTTTGCTATTTGTAGAAGAAGAATTTTATGCTGACATGTGGGACAAGGATCGACAGGCCAAGATGAAACGTGAGGAACTGGAAATTGCTCTTCAACATGAAAGAAATACAGAAATGGTGCAGATTCTTAACATTCAGCTGGCATCACTGGAGGAACAGAGACtagagacaaagagactgaAGGAACAAGAAGCAGAGCTGTGTAAAGAACAAGAAAAGTTGAGAAAGTTAGAGGATGAAAGAAGGcaacaagaaaagaaagaagaacagCAAGAGACAAGAAGAATGCTGGCTGCATCACTTAGaatgaagatgaagaaacGAGCAAGAGAGGTTAGATTGAGTATTTACGTACGTGTACGTGACACAGCTAGTTAAAGGGCATGGTCATGGCGTGATGATGATATGAAGTTTTAGTCAACTTAGGTTCTTGGGAATGTTGAGTTGGGATGTTTTGGTACTCATAGGTACAGGAGCAGCTTGCTATTGATATGAAGATCTTAGAAGATCTGTTGGAACAGACAAGAAATGAAGCACAGAGCCAActgcaaagaaagaaagagttACGAGAAGAAATGCTTCGATACCGGGAGCATTTGGAAGCCGTTCGTAAGGAAGAAGAAAAGAGGGAGAGAGAGCTGGATGAAATGTTAAACAATGAAATGGAGAAAATGTGGCAGAAACGTGTGCAACAATGGAAGAAGGAAAGAGAGGCGAGAAAGAAGTTGATGAGCGATGTTTTGAAAAGTCGTGAGCAGCAGGTCAAGGAAAGATGTGAGTGTAATGAACTTTAAAGTGAAGGGATATTATTGTTGGAATGTTACATTTCATTGATTCTTGGGTTACATCTTGTTTTGTACTATTTTGTAGTGGAGATTAATTGGAGGGAGCAGGAAGCTGCTTGGAAAGAGCGGGACGAGATCCTACGTAACATTGAGGAACATCGACTGCTGGAAGCAGAACAAATTGCTCAAATAAAAGATGAACAGAAGCGCTACCAGATGGACTTGCTGCAGCAGATAGAATATCAACGGTTGTTAAAGGAGAGGGAACAGATGGAAGAGCAGAGAGAGTTTGAATTAGGACAGGAGGCGGAGATGGAGTACAAAAGGAGGCTAGTAACTGCGGTGGAGAAGACACCTACTGAAAAGCAACACCCAATGAGAATGTTCTCTCCCACTGTAGACGGAAAGCACAGGCGTGTTGACGTGTAGCTGACACTGCAATAATTCAATTACAAAAGGTAGAGAAACTGTCAGTATTTAGTTGTCTACACATTTAGCTGCAAAACACATTTCAATATTTCATTGTATTTGAAAGGGTGAGATCAACTAGAGTCTAGTCTTTAATTGACAATGTATTTGGAATGACTATAAATAGGTAAGAGCGGTCTGGTACCAACTCTTGATATGATCACTCTTGAATATTTACTAATTGACAGGGACGCCAGTGCCCCTCCCTCAGGAATGTCATTAGGATAGCACGCAACTCTTTCTCCACTTGTATTTTTCTTTACAAAACTTTCCTACGTCCCATATCCTCGCTGTATGATCTGCTGACGCTGCTGCCATAAACGTGCCGTCCGCTGTAATATCGCAACTCAAAACGTTTCCTCTTGGTCCTGCTAGGACCTCGAGTAACTggccattgttggtgtcccaaaatCGAACCAACTGGTCTTCGGATCCTGTAACTAATCTTTGACCGTCTGCACTGAATGCAAGGCAGGTTACCGTGTCGTCGTGATCTTTTAGGGCGTATCGTACTTCGCCGGTCAGCACATCCCACAATAAGACAGTGTGATCGCTAGATGCACTTGCTAACATTTCTCCTTTTCCATCAAACATACAAGCGTTAACGTCTGACGAATGATCTTGTGCAATGGCCAAGATTTTTCCATTAGTCGTATTCCACAATCTTACTGTACAGTCGGTAGAAGAAGAAGCTATCATTTCTCCGTCGGGAGAGAATGCGCAGGATGTCACCCAGCTATCGTGCCCGGTGAGGTTATGCACGCATTTCTTTGATCTGATGTCCCATAGCCTCACGGTCTTGTCCCAAGATGCTGAGCAAACAGTTCTTCCATTTGGAGAGACGGCGCAAGATACGACCGGCTTGCTGTGACCTTCCAATACCGATATTTCTTTGCCAGTCGTGACACTCCAAATTCTGACGGTATGGTCGCTCGAACAAGACACCAACTGATCTGTGTACGGGCCAAAGACACATCTGTAAACCGTTTGTGTGTGGCCTTC
This window contains:
- the LOC134191751 gene encoding cilia- and flagella-associated protein 53-like; this encodes MATATKRRNRESHGPTPHSVAIFARPSLSKPAEHLILERRKREEVRDLAVSQVEYNKQFDLKSTWERATDKKIQRNTVNRRVDEIMAEREAHLDARREKLRIILSTEEYNYIEEMKNKEETGLERQARMRERAKQLKEQRESERLKTVEEKLDQRWRAQCEELRSVVSKQTVVSVSRERQQQLKLKEEARNRQHEEEEFYADMWDKDRQAKMKREELEIALQHERNTEMVQILNIQLASLEEQRLETKRLKEQEAELCKEQEKLRKLEDERRQQEKKEEQQETRRMLAASLRMKMKKRAREVQEQLAIDMKILEDLLEQTRNEAQSQLQRKKELREEMLRYREHLEAVRKEEEKRERELDEMLNNEMEKMWQKRVQQWKKEREARKKLMSDVLKSREQQVKERLEINWREQEAAWKERDEILRNIEEHRLLEAEQIAQIKDEQKRYQMDLLQQIEYQRLLKEREQMEEQREFELGQEAEMEYKRRLVTAVEKTPTEKQHPMRMFSPTVDGKHRRVDV
- the LOC134191755 gene encoding uncharacterized protein LOC134191755, translated to MNSKREATVSRKTKETDISVTVCLDGQGDNDISSGIGFLDHMLCALSKHSRFDVKLKCEGDLHVDDHHSVEDCGIVLGQAFKAALGEPKGIARFGHSLAPLDEALSRAVIDISGRPFSDLKLDLKREKLGTLSCEMIPHFLSSFATAACITLHVDVLKGKNDHHKAESAFKALAIALRAAVKRDGTDNVPSTKGTLY
- the LOC134191753 gene encoding uncharacterized WD repeat-containing protein alr3466-like, which gives rise to MDFDEDQLDESAERAYRPPRWASSTLQHMNIVRHVVFSPRGDLLCSTADDGSVSLWKSLTGDLIYTVQRHDGMTRFATFHEPSGELIASCGGDAVIQVWSEAIVSCPVSLEGHTQTVYRCVFGPYTDQLVSCSSDHTVRIWSVTTGKEISVLEGHSKPVVSCAVSPNGRTVCSASWDKTVRLWDIRSKKCVHNLTGHDSWVTSCAFSPDGEMIASSSTDCTVRLWNTTNGKILAIAQDHSSDVNACMFDGKGEMLASASSDHTVLLWDVLTGEVRYALKDHDDTVTCLAFSADGQRLVTGSEDQLVRFWDTNNGQLLEVLAGPRGNVLSCDITADGTFMAAASADHTARIWDVGKFCKEKYKWRKSCVLS